In one window of Methanosarcina vacuolata Z-761 DNA:
- the mtxX gene encoding methanogenesis marker protein Mmp4/MtxX, whose translation MEKNSMDALLEAIEMRARANRARVAMGIRDPNPKMLESAWKAQELGYAQVVLVGIKKEIDKIGTELEVVDTDEPEKTLAELMISRKVDAAIRGTAKASGALAHLKEALGKKRICRLALLLTVDGTPFFLAPVGIDEGNTISDKLRMITLGAEHIRRFGIEPKVGVLSGGRIGDIGRNKRVDRTLADGEFVTRRAVELGINAKHYTILIEDAIKESNFIVAPDGISGNLIFRTIAFLGGGDGLGAPVLMDDYVFVDTSRVGGHFTKAIMLASALSHLNKERQKR comes from the coding sequence ATGGAAAAGAATAGCATGGATGCCCTCCTTGAGGCTATCGAAATGAGGGCCAGGGCTAACAGGGCCAGAGTAGCTATGGGAATAAGGGATCCGAATCCCAAAATGCTAGAGAGTGCCTGGAAAGCCCAGGAACTGGGATATGCACAGGTCGTCCTGGTGGGAATTAAGAAGGAAATTGATAAGATCGGCACAGAACTCGAGGTAGTGGACACAGACGAGCCCGAGAAGACTCTTGCAGAACTTATGATTTCAAGAAAAGTCGATGCAGCAATAAGAGGCACTGCAAAGGCATCGGGAGCTCTGGCTCACCTCAAAGAAGCTCTAGGAAAGAAAAGAATCTGCCGGCTTGCTCTGCTCCTCACGGTTGACGGGACACCTTTCTTTCTCGCTCCTGTAGGGATTGATGAGGGGAACACCATTTCAGACAAACTCAGGATGATAACGCTAGGTGCCGAACACATAAGGAGATTCGGGATAGAGCCTAAGGTTGGTGTGCTGTCGGGGGGCAGAATTGGAGACATCGGAAGGAATAAACGTGTGGACAGGACTCTTGCAGACGGAGAATTCGTGACAAGGCGGGCTGTTGAACTCGGGATCAATGCTAAGCATTACACAATTCTTATTGAAGACGCCATAAAAGAATCGAACTTTATTGTTGCCCCTGATGGAATTTCGGGAAACCTCATTTTCAGGACAATTGCTTTCCTGGGTGGAGGTGACGGGCTTGGAGCGCCTGTGCTTATGGACGATTATGTTTTTGTAGATACATCAAGGGTAGGTGGGCATTTTACGAAAGCCATAATGCTTGCAAGTGCACTGTCTCACCTTAATAAGGAAAGACAAAAAAGGTGA
- a CDS encoding flavodoxin family protein, whose protein sequence is MKVLAINSSPRMDKGNTALILNPFLEGMKEAGAEVELFYTRKLNINPCTGELNCWLKTPGKCYQNDDMNILYPRIDAADVIVFATPLYVDGVTGPMKNLIDRTIPRVEPFFELRDEHCRHPARVKTKVPKFVLVSNCGFWEKENFDPLIVFMKAFCKNASAEFAGALLRPHGEAIPGMLEIGAPIDDIFEAAKEAGSQLAKEQKMSQETLDIVSRDLLPKEMYIQIVNQYFQQCLDELEK, encoded by the coding sequence ATGAAAGTTCTGGCAATAAATTCCAGTCCTAGGATGGATAAAGGCAATACGGCTTTGATATTAAATCCCTTTCTTGAAGGAATGAAAGAGGCAGGGGCGGAGGTAGAATTGTTTTATACAAGGAAACTAAATATCAATCCCTGCACAGGTGAGTTAAACTGTTGGCTGAAGACTCCGGGTAAATGTTACCAAAATGACGATATGAACATATTATATCCCAGGATCGATGCCGCTGATGTTATAGTATTTGCTACCCCACTTTATGTAGATGGGGTCACAGGTCCAATGAAGAATTTGATTGATAGAACGATACCCAGAGTAGAGCCTTTTTTTGAGCTGCGAGATGAACATTGCCGCCATCCGGCGCGTGTGAAAACTAAGGTCCCCAAATTTGTACTTGTTTCCAACTGCGGTTTCTGGGAAAAAGAGAATTTCGACCCCTTGATTGTGTTTATGAAAGCCTTTTGCAAGAACGCATCGGCCGAATTTGCAGGGGCACTTTTGCGCCCTCATGGTGAAGCAATCCCTGGTATGCTAGAAATAGGTGCACCTATAGATGATATTTTTGAAGCAGCAAAAGAGGCAGGCAGCCAGCTCGCAAAGGAACAAAAAATGTCACAGGAAACCCTTGATATTGTAAGTCGTGACCTCCTTCCAAAAGAGATGTATATCCAGATAGTAAATCAGTATTTCCAGCAGTGTCTGGACGAACTAGAGAAGTGA
- a CDS encoding TrmB family transcriptional regulator, whose translation MNEKLLAKIGLNRYESSVYLTLLKQDFIEASKLSHASKVPIGKIYEVLKALKNYELVEIQPSRPQRYRAVDPKSAFKLMYKRKEEETLNELKMLKETFDEIERELCNDNSPQNAETVFWPDRFRNNELKEMVNSSFEKIEHEICVVIHMKYKPGRSELYDTSVSTFSKAYLSLIERGIKVKILDPGSQLLPSLKELIDSIEDLSFKRYFKDLMEIRILENEYNFTIIDSKITLIDIEDQFNMSRNLGMARIYDESYAKRFKTKFDELWTKGELFL comes from the coding sequence ATGAATGAAAAATTACTTGCAAAAATTGGATTGAACAGGTATGAGAGTTCAGTTTACCTAACACTTCTAAAACAAGATTTTATTGAAGCAAGCAAATTATCACATGCATCGAAAGTCCCTATAGGAAAAATCTATGAGGTTCTCAAAGCCCTCAAAAACTATGAGCTTGTTGAAATCCAACCGTCAAGACCACAGAGATACCGAGCTGTTGATCCTAAAAGCGCATTTAAACTTATGTACAAAAGAAAAGAGGAAGAAACACTCAATGAGCTCAAAATGCTCAAAGAAACATTTGATGAAATCGAAAGGGAACTCTGCAACGACAATTCACCACAAAATGCTGAAACTGTCTTCTGGCCTGACAGATTTCGTAATAATGAACTAAAAGAAATGGTAAATTCATCTTTTGAGAAAATCGAGCATGAAATATGTGTTGTAATCCATATGAAGTACAAGCCTGGAAGATCGGAGCTATATGATACCTCAGTATCCACCTTTAGCAAAGCTTATTTGAGTTTAATAGAACGTGGCATAAAAGTTAAAATTTTAGACCCGGGATCACAACTACTGCCATCATTAAAAGAGCTTATTGATTCGATAGAAGACCTGTCGTTTAAACGCTATTTTAAGGATCTGATGGAAATAAGAATTTTAGAAAACGAATACAATTTTACAATCATTGATTCTAAGATAACCCTGATAGATATTGAAGATCAGTTCAATATGAGTAGAAATCTCGGTATGGCACGAATATATGATGAATCATATGCTAAGCGATTCAAGACAAAATTTGATGAACTCTGGACAAAGGGCGAATTGTTTCTCTGA
- the mtrH gene encoding tetrahydromethanopterin S-methyltransferase subunit H translates to MFKFQKEQEIVNIAGVKIGGQPGELPTVLAGTIFYDKHDIVKDGARGLFDRDAAEKLINLQESSAEETGNPHIIHIFGTTPESITRYIDFVAEISEAPFLIDSPEGPVRSHAAEYVSEIGLADKAIYNSINMSVNASEIEALALSDIDSSIILGFNATDSSLKGRMEMLENGAGLLEEGLLSIADRCGIINKLIDPSITPMGNGAGVALKMTITAKAKWGHPTGSGIHNAPSAWNWLNKKKEKDPILYKICDVGSTCLQQAAAGDFILYGPIEYAPYIFPMAAMSDIMISEAVADLDVEPASRHPVNLLV, encoded by the coding sequence ATGTTTAAGTTTCAGAAAGAACAGGAAATCGTTAACATCGCAGGAGTGAAGATAGGTGGACAGCCAGGAGAGCTTCCTACCGTGCTTGCAGGTACTATCTTTTATGATAAGCATGATATCGTAAAAGACGGTGCAAGAGGCCTGTTTGACCGGGATGCTGCCGAAAAACTGATAAATCTGCAGGAATCAAGTGCGGAAGAAACAGGAAACCCGCATATAATCCACATTTTCGGTACTACCCCTGAAAGCATTACTCGTTACATTGATTTTGTGGCCGAAATATCAGAAGCTCCTTTTCTTATCGACTCCCCCGAAGGACCCGTGCGTTCCCATGCTGCAGAATATGTTAGCGAAATCGGGCTTGCAGACAAAGCAATCTATAACTCTATAAACATGAGCGTAAATGCATCTGAAATTGAAGCTCTTGCTCTATCTGATATTGACAGCTCGATAATCCTTGGCTTCAATGCAACAGACTCATCTCTGAAGGGCAGGATGGAAATGCTGGAAAATGGAGCAGGCCTTCTGGAAGAGGGATTACTTTCAATTGCAGACAGATGCGGGATAATTAACAAGCTTATAGACCCGAGTATCACTCCTATGGGAAATGGAGCAGGCGTAGCCCTGAAGATGACGATCACCGCAAAAGCAAAATGGGGGCACCCAACAGGCTCGGGAATCCACAACGCACCCTCGGCCTGGAACTGGCTGAATAAGAAGAAAGAGAAAGACCCTATTCTCTACAAAATCTGTGATGTAGGTTCAACCTGCTTGCAGCAAGCAGCAGCCGGAGATTTCATCCTCTATGGGCCCATCGAGTATGCCCCCTACATATTTCCTATGGCTGCCATGAGCGACATAATGATTTCTGAAGCCGTAGCTGACCTCGACGTAGAGCCTGCTTCCCGGCATCCTGTAAACCTGCTTGTATAA
- a CDS encoding SAM-dependent methyltransferase, with product MMFTKSNKYDFDFAKENMMGPNSMKILEEVSESLKLEKDMRILDLGCGRGLTSIFLAKEYDVTVFATDLWISATDNYERIKSMGLEDKIIPIHSEAHDLPFAHEFFDLAISVDAYHYFGIEADYLTRHFAPLVKKGGQIAVAVPGLKQEFTNGIPAELVPYWFDDMTLTLHSCDWWYNLWKNSDLVSIKECKELNCFEEAWKDWLMCDNDFARRDIGMMEAEGGNYFNLVSIIATKL from the coding sequence ATGATGTTTACAAAAAGTAACAAATATGATTTTGATTTTGCTAAAGAAAACATGATGGGACCAAACTCAATGAAGATTCTTGAAGAAGTATCAGAATCTTTGAAGCTTGAGAAAGACATGAGAATACTCGATCTTGGATGTGGGAGAGGGCTGACCTCGATATTCCTGGCAAAAGAATATGATGTTACAGTTTTTGCAACTGATCTCTGGATAAGTGCAACAGATAACTATGAGAGAATTAAGTCAATGGGACTGGAAGATAAAATAATACCAATACATTCAGAAGCCCACGATTTGCCGTTTGCACATGAATTTTTTGATCTTGCTATAAGCGTAGATGCCTATCATTATTTTGGAATCGAAGCAGATTATTTGACAAGGCATTTTGCTCCACTCGTAAAAAAAGGAGGGCAAATTGCAGTTGCAGTTCCGGGCTTGAAGCAGGAATTTACAAATGGAATTCCAGCAGAATTAGTGCCATACTGGTTTGATGATATGACTTTAACTCTACACTCATGTGATTGGTGGTATAATTTATGGAAAAACTCTGATTTGGTAAGTATTAAAGAATGCAAAGAATTAAATTGTTTTGAAGAAGCATGGAAAGACTGGCTTATGTGTGACAACGACTTTGCTCGTAGGGATATAGGAATGATGGAAGCAGAAGGTGGAAACTACTTTAATCTGGTTTCAATCATAGCTACAAAGTTATGA
- a CDS encoding flavodoxin domain-containing protein, whose protein sequence is MKAIVVYLSTSGNTKAMAEAIASGIESKHVDAKAISFYDVKLEDLYEADAIAVGSSTFYYRMLQPMEKFMDETLVSTNPKGKLGAAFGSYGWSGEAPILIAEKMRDMGMTVIDPVLRILHKPTDKDIQECKRLGVDIAEKLKHKSSKTPQPQGAPS, encoded by the coding sequence TTGAAGGCGATAGTAGTTTATCTCAGTACCTCGGGGAATACAAAAGCTATGGCAGAAGCAATAGCTAGCGGAATTGAGTCAAAACATGTGGATGCAAAAGCTATTAGTTTTTATGACGTAAAACTAGAGGATCTTTACGAAGCCGATGCAATTGCAGTCGGTTCCTCGACTTTTTACTACCGGATGCTCCAGCCCATGGAAAAATTCATGGATGAAACTCTAGTTTCCACAAATCCAAAAGGAAAATTAGGGGCTGCTTTCGGATCGTATGGATGGAGCGGAGAAGCACCTATACTGATAGCCGAAAAAATGCGAGACATGGGAATGACTGTCATAGACCCTGTACTCAGGATACTGCACAAGCCCACAGACAAGGACATACAGGAGTGCAAAAGGCTTGGAGTTGACATTGCCGAAAAGCTAAAGCATAAAAGCAGCAAAACGCCACAACCACAGGGAGCACCGAGTTAA
- a CDS encoding tetrahydromethanopterin S-methyltransferase subunit A, which produces MKNIADTWPIVKGDYTVGNPISRIAVVTLASQINPSPEAALWGSSKTENLGVEKIIVNTISNSNIRYILICGTESRGHLAGHSLLAIHANGIDEKGRIIGSEGAIPFIENISKEAVKRFQQQVVLLDRIGLTNLEEIMKIVRKYKDRGEVYPEEPLVAISQKKRQSTFTIPHSGDIIVSEEFVMDSTSGVVCPTKDF; this is translated from the coding sequence TTGAAAAACATTGCAGATACATGGCCGATAGTAAAAGGTGACTACACGGTAGGAAATCCGATATCCCGGATTGCAGTGGTAACTCTTGCGAGCCAGATAAATCCCTCACCTGAAGCGGCCCTATGGGGGAGCTCAAAAACCGAAAATCTGGGAGTCGAAAAAATAATCGTAAATACCATCTCAAATTCCAATATAAGGTACATCCTTATCTGCGGGACGGAATCCAGGGGGCACCTGGCAGGCCATTCCCTGCTCGCAATCCATGCAAATGGGATTGACGAAAAGGGAAGAATTATTGGTTCTGAGGGTGCCATCCCTTTCATAGAAAACATATCTAAAGAAGCAGTCAAACGCTTTCAGCAACAGGTAGTGCTTCTTGACAGAATAGGACTAACAAACCTCGAGGAAATAATGAAAATTGTGAGAAAATATAAGGATCGAGGGGAAGTTTATCCGGAGGAACCTCTTGTAGCTATTTCCCAGAAGAAAAGACAATCTACTTTCACGATTCCTCATTCAGGTGATATAATAGTCTCCGAAGAGTTTGTTATGGACTCAACTTCAGGAGTTGTTTGTCCGACAAAGGATTTTTAA
- a CDS encoding carbon starvation CstA family protein yields MISFLISLIFLILGYLLYGAFVEKVFGADPSRRTPAYTHEDGVDFVPLSWPRIFLIQFLNIAGLGPIYGAILGALYGPAAFLWIVLGSIFAGGVHDYFSGMLSIRHEGKSIAEIVGIYLGRQARIVMIAFSIILLILIGTVFMSGPAGLLASLGFSGLLAKPNFWLAIILLYYFLATVVPIDKIISRIYPLFGAVLLIMALGICSMLLIKGYDIPEITFRSSHPDGLPLWPMLFITIACGAVSGFHSTQSPIMARCLPNEKYGRRVFYGAMITEGVIALIWAAAAMSFFPEGITGLSEVVDAGGAALVVKNVSLGLLGPAGGILAILGVIACPVTSGDTAFRSARLTIADAMSLDQKPIKNRLIIAIPLFAIGFSLTMIDFTIVWRYFAFSNQALATIVLWTSAVYLSNNDKFHWITTIPATFMTAVVTTYILQAPEGFGLPSSITYPAGVICAAAAFGLFATFLRKRSLPLVLHSE; encoded by the coding sequence ATGATAAGTTTCCTGATTTCTCTGATCTTTCTTATACTGGGTTATTTATTATATGGTGCGTTTGTCGAAAAAGTATTCGGAGCTGATCCATCACGAAGGACACCTGCATACACCCATGAAGACGGTGTTGATTTTGTCCCTCTCAGCTGGCCCAGGATATTTCTCATCCAGTTCCTCAACATTGCTGGCCTGGGCCCTATATATGGCGCTATTTTAGGAGCCTTATACGGTCCGGCTGCTTTCCTGTGGATTGTCCTGGGCAGCATTTTTGCAGGAGGGGTTCATGATTACTTTTCCGGAATGCTAAGCATCCGTCACGAGGGAAAGAGCATTGCAGAGATTGTGGGGATATATTTAGGCAGACAGGCAAGGATTGTCATGATTGCGTTCTCCATCATATTACTCATACTTATAGGGACAGTATTTATGTCCGGACCTGCTGGACTTCTGGCAAGTCTGGGGTTTTCAGGGCTACTGGCAAAACCAAACTTCTGGCTAGCTATTATCCTTCTCTATTACTTCCTGGCTACTGTTGTTCCGATTGACAAGATCATAAGCCGTATCTACCCCTTATTCGGAGCAGTCCTATTGATAATGGCATTGGGCATTTGTTCCATGCTTCTCATCAAAGGATATGATATTCCCGAAATAACCTTTCGAAGTTCTCATCCTGACGGCCTTCCTCTGTGGCCTATGCTTTTCATAACCATAGCCTGCGGAGCTGTTAGTGGGTTCCATTCAACTCAGTCCCCGATAATGGCCAGATGTCTGCCTAATGAAAAATATGGCAGACGTGTTTTTTACGGAGCCATGATAACAGAAGGGGTTATCGCTCTCATCTGGGCTGCTGCTGCAATGTCTTTTTTCCCAGAAGGAATAACCGGCCTGAGTGAAGTTGTCGATGCAGGAGGTGCTGCCCTGGTGGTAAAAAATGTATCACTGGGTTTGCTGGGACCTGCAGGAGGGATTCTTGCTATCCTGGGCGTTATTGCATGTCCAGTTACATCTGGAGATACAGCGTTCAGAAGTGCACGTCTGACCATAGCCGATGCCATGAGCCTGGATCAAAAACCTATAAAGAACAGGTTGATAATAGCTATTCCACTATTTGCTATAGGATTCAGTCTGACCATGATCGACTTTACTATAGTCTGGCGCTACTTCGCTTTCTCGAATCAGGCACTGGCTACTATAGTCCTCTGGACATCTGCGGTATATCTGTCTAATAACGACAAATTTCACTGGATCACCACTATTCCGGCCACATTTATGACAGCAGTGGTGACAACGTATATCTTACAGGCTCCTGAGGGGTTCGGCTTACCTAGCAGTATCACTTATCCTGCAGGAGTAATCTGTGCAGCTGCCGCTTTCGGTCTATTTGCCACCTTTTTAAGAAAAAGATCTCTCCCATTAGTTTTACACAGTGAGTAA
- a CDS encoding replication factor C large subunit, translated as MTLAIEWAEKYRPQTLKEIVGNRKAVQDLRTWAEKWLSGIPERRAVILHGPAGVGKTSTAHALARDLDWEVIELNASDQRTAGVIEKIAGSAASMNTLFGGKRLIILDEADNIHGTADRGGMRAIAGIIKSTLQPIVLIANDVYGLTPTIRNLCMEIKFGSVQSRSMVPALKKVCESEEISCSMDAVQQIAEGAGGDLRSAINDLQATATGRKTLEVEDISTSGRDVKENIFKAMQRIFKSTDCKKALEVARGLDESPEDLVHWIDENLPVQYASKDGNLEDIKTGFGYLSRADLYLGRVKKRQNYRMWRYASMLMVCGTAVSKTRPYPGFIKYQPPSLWKKMGQIRSKRDLRDNIASKVGEHNFESMRYSRNNLLDLYSHMLKNEESAVEITADLKLELEELIYLSGSAKASKKLQKIYDRAQELLLEGKEEADGTEFFRAPAPSGNSKEDPSGFSVKTSKEKAEKHSEGLEVPDSRTSQGGQKTLNFGFVVLSEISPETTNSENDASDTFKPDNLKSENLKSENLKSENLTSDNLKSENLKSENLTSEDLKSENLKPDNFTSDTLMPEQDQAGIDEIGLKSDSLTFSLPEHDNLKAKNSSSLPETFEKEAFSDSEPTENSISPELSRVGKSINSEPIIKKVSDKAEKPEVKASETPKKVESKTQKTLFDF; from the coding sequence ATGACGTTGGCAATTGAATGGGCTGAGAAATACCGTCCACAGACCCTGAAGGAGATTGTAGGGAACAGGAAGGCGGTACAGGATTTGCGGACCTGGGCTGAGAAATGGCTTTCAGGCATTCCAGAGAGAAGGGCAGTGATCCTTCATGGGCCTGCAGGAGTAGGGAAGACTTCTACTGCCCACGCTCTTGCCCGTGATCTGGATTGGGAAGTCATTGAACTCAATGCAAGTGACCAGAGAACTGCAGGTGTTATTGAAAAGATTGCTGGATCGGCAGCTTCAATGAATACCCTCTTTGGAGGAAAACGCCTGATTATCCTGGACGAAGCGGACAATATTCACGGGACTGCAGACAGGGGTGGAATGCGGGCTATTGCAGGAATTATAAAGAGTACGCTTCAACCCATAGTGCTGATTGCAAACGACGTTTATGGATTGACTCCCACTATCCGGAATCTTTGTATGGAAATAAAGTTCGGCTCAGTGCAGAGTCGCTCAATGGTTCCTGCTTTGAAGAAGGTATGCGAGAGCGAGGAAATTTCATGCAGTATGGATGCAGTCCAGCAAATCGCTGAAGGGGCGGGAGGCGATCTAAGAAGTGCAATCAACGACCTTCAGGCTACGGCTACAGGGAGAAAAACTCTGGAAGTTGAGGACATCAGCACTTCAGGCAGAGACGTCAAGGAAAACATCTTCAAGGCGATGCAGAGAATATTTAAGAGCACGGACTGTAAAAAGGCGCTGGAAGTAGCTCGCGGGCTTGATGAAAGCCCTGAAGACCTTGTACACTGGATAGATGAAAACCTGCCTGTCCAGTACGCCTCTAAAGATGGAAATCTTGAGGATATAAAAACTGGCTTTGGTTATCTCTCCAGGGCTGATCTCTATCTTGGGCGCGTAAAAAAACGCCAGAACTATAGGATGTGGAGGTATGCGAGCATGTTGATGGTCTGCGGAACTGCAGTCTCAAAGACACGGCCCTACCCCGGATTTATTAAGTACCAGCCTCCTTCTCTCTGGAAGAAAATGGGGCAGATACGTTCGAAACGAGACCTCAGGGATAATATAGCTTCTAAAGTTGGAGAACACAACTTCGAGTCCATGCGCTATTCAAGAAATAACCTTCTGGATCTTTACTCTCATATGTTAAAGAATGAAGAATCCGCAGTTGAAATTACTGCAGACCTCAAGCTTGAACTTGAGGAATTGATATATCTCTCGGGTAGCGCAAAAGCCAGTAAAAAGCTGCAGAAAATCTATGACAGGGCGCAGGAACTTCTCCTTGAAGGAAAAGAAGAAGCTGATGGAACTGAGTTTTTCAGGGCTCCTGCTCCCTCAGGCAATAGTAAAGAGGACCCTTCTGGTTTCTCGGTTAAAACCTCGAAAGAAAAAGCTGAGAAACATTCTGAGGGGCTTGAAGTTCCTGACTCCAGGACTTCCCAGGGCGGGCAGAAGACTCTTAACTTTGGTTTTGTTGTCTTATCTGAGATTTCTCCAGAAACTACGAACTCGGAAAATGATGCTTCTGATACCTTCAAACCGGATAACCTAAAATCGGAGAACCTAAAATCGGAAAACCTAAAATCGGAGAACCTAACATCAGATAACCTAAAATCGGAGAACCTAAAGTCGGAGAACCTGACATCGGAGGACCTAAAATCGGAAAACCTAAAACCTGATAATTTTACTTCCGATACTCTTATGCCGGAGCAGGATCAGGCAGGGATTGATGAGATTGGGCTCAAATCTGATAGCCTTACATTCAGTTTACCTGAACACGATAATCTTAAGGCTAAGAATTCTTCATCCCTGCCCGAGACCTTTGAGAAGGAAGCCTTTTCTGACTCCGAACCGACAGAAAACAGCATTTCTCCCGAATTATCCAGAGTCGGGAAATCTATAAACAGTGAACCCATTATCAAAAAAGTTTCAGATAAGGCTGAAAAACCTGAGGTCAAAGCCAGCGAAACTCCTAAAAAAGTCGAGTCGAAAACACAAAAAACGCTTTTCGACTTCTAA